From Toxorhynchites rutilus septentrionalis strain SRP chromosome 2, ASM2978413v1, whole genome shotgun sequence, a single genomic window includes:
- the LOC129770950 gene encoding RNA-binding protein squid-like — protein MADTTPQVNEAHQNGDKALETVQNNDQNSAEQTQEAVQQTTEQNGTEQSAENQEDTKQSEEAVTNGNSKRATLDNHDRKLFVGGISPETTEKELKEHFVQYGEIEDISLRTDRNTGRSRGFAFIVFKEADYLDAVIAAGDHIIKGKKIDAKKAKARQGKIFVGGLSPEISDETIKTFFGQFGTIAGIEVPFDKQKNQRKNFCFITFDAESEAAEALKVPKQTIAGKEVDVKKATQKPNDMQTGGRGGLRGKPQRGGRGGYSYGQRDFGQFGYGGFGAGGFDQGGYGQGGFGYNDFGYGGFGQTQGFGYGYSSFSNGGFQGKQRGGRGGQRQSNRQTPY, from the coding sequence ACAGTGCAGAGCAAACGCAAGAAGCTGTTCAACAGACCACCGAACAGAACGGCACAGAGCAATCGGCGGAAAACCAAGAGGACACCAAACAATCAGAGGAAGCTGTTACCAACGGAAACTCGAAGCGTGCAACGCTTGATAACCACGACCGAAAACTTTTCGTTGGCGGCATCAGTCCGGAAACGACTGAGAAGGAGCTGAAGGAACATTTCGTTCAATATGGTGAAATTGAGGACATAAGTCTGCGGACCGATCGCAACACCGGCCGGTCACGTGGTTTCGCTTTCATTGTGTTCAAGGAAGCCGATTATTTGGATGCAGTCATTGCCGCTGGCGATCATATAATCAAAGGCAAAAAAATAGATGCCAAAAAAGCCAAGGCCCGTCAGGGAAAGATCTTCGTCGGCGGACTAAGTCCGGAGATCAgcgatgaaaccattaaaacttTCTTCGGACAGTTTGGTACTATTGCTGGCATTGAGGTGCCTTTCGATAAGCAGAAGAACCAGCGCAAAAACTTCTGCTTCATTACGTTCGACGCGGAATCGGAAGCGGCCGAAGCTCTAAAGGTACCCAAGCAAACCATCGCTGGGAAGGAAGTGGATGTGAAGAAAGCGACGCAGAAACCCAACGATATGCAGACTGGTGGACGGGGTGGCTTACGTGGTAAGCCACAGCGTGGTGGTCGTGGAGGATACAGTTACGGACAAAGGGATTTCGGACAATTCGGATATGGTGGTTTTGGTGCGGGAGGCTTCGACCAAGGTGGTTATGGACAGGGAGGTTTTGGTTATAACGATTTCGGTTATGGTGGATTTGGTCAAACTCAAGGATTTGGATATGGATACTCGAGCTTCTCGAATGGTGGATTCCAGGGTAAACAACGAGGCGGACGTGGAGGCCAACGCCAATCGAACAGACAAACCCCGTACTAA